The Miscanthus floridulus cultivar M001 chromosome 7, ASM1932011v1, whole genome shotgun sequence genome includes a region encoding these proteins:
- the LOC136463467 gene encoding WD repeat-containing protein LWD1-like: MGGAGEGDAWADQEQGNGGGSRGVGGGGGEAKRSEIYTYEAAWHIYAMNWSVRRDKKYRLAIASLLEQVTNRVEVVQLDEASGDIAPVLTFDHQYPPTKTMFMPDPHALRPDLLATSADHLRIWRIPSPDDAEDGAASANNNNGSVRCNGTQQPGIELRCELNGNRNSDYCGPLTSFDWNDADPRRIGTSSIDTTCTIWDVEREAVDTQLIAHDKEVYDIAWGGAGVFASVSADGSVRVFDLRDKEHSTIIYESGSGGSGGGGGGSNSGAGDGGAASPTPLVRLGWNKQDPRYMATIIMDSPKVVVLDIRYPTLPVVELHRHHAPVNAIAWAPHSSCHICTAGDDMQALIWDLSSMGTGSNGSGNGNGNAATAAAAEGGLDPILAYTAGAEIEQLQWSATQPDWVAIAFANKLQILRV, from the coding sequence ATGGGCGGAGCCGGCGAAGGCGACGCGTGGGCGGATCAGGAGCAGGGCAACGGCGGGGGCAGCCGTGgtgttggcggcggcggcggcgaggcgaagCGGTCGGAGATCTACACGTATGAGGCCGCCTGGCACATCTACGCGATGAACTGGAGCGTGCGCCGCGATAAGAAGTACCGGCTTGCCATCGccagcctcctcgagcaggtcaccAACCGCGTCGAGGTCGTCCAGCTCGACGAGGCCTCGGGTGACATCGCCCCCGTCCTCACCTTCGACCACCAGTACCCGCCCACCAAGACAATGTTCATGCCGGACCCACACGCGCTCCGCCCCGACCTGCTCGccacctccgccgaccacctgCGCATCTGGCGCATCCCGTCCCCcgacgacgccgaggacggcgccGCCTCCGCCAACAACAACAACGGCTCCGTCCGCTGCAACGGCACCCAGCAGCCGGGCATCGAGCTGCGCTGCGAGCTCAACGGCAACCGCAACAGCGACTACTGCGGCCCGCTCACCTCCTTCGACTGGAACGACGCCGACCCGCGCCGCATCGGCACCTCCTCCATCGACACCACCTGCACCATCTGGGACGTCGAGCGCGAGGCTGTTGACACCCAGCTCATCGCCCATGACAAGGAGGTCTACGACATCGCCTGGGGCGGTGCGGGGGTCTTTGCCTCCGTCTCCGCCGACGGCTCTGTCCGCGTCTTTGATCTACGGGACAAGGAGCACTCAACAATCATTTATGAGTCTGGTTCAGGTGGCAGCGGCGGAGGTGGTGGCGGTTCCAACTCGGGCGCCGGGGATGGTGGGGCTGCGTCCCCGACACCACTCGTGAGGTTGGGCTGGAACAAGCAGGACCCAAGGTACATGGCCACCATCATCATGGACAGCCCCAAGGTGGTTGTGCTTGATATCCGCTACCCAACACTGCCAGTGGTAGAGCTACACCGTCACCACGCCCCTGTCAATGCCATAGCGTGGGCGCCTCACTCTTCTTGCCACATCTGCACAGCTGGGGATGACATGCAGGCACTGATATGGGATTTGTCATCTATGGGAACTGGTAGCAATGGCAGTGGCAATGGGAATGGTAACGCAgccacggcagcagcagcagagggCGGTCTTGATCCCATTTTGGCATATACAGCAGGGGCAGAGATTGAGCAGTTGCAGTGGTCGGCGACCCAGCCTGACTGGGTTGCAATCGCATTCGCCAATAAGCTTCAGATTCTCAGGGTCTGA